One part of the Malus sylvestris chromosome 2, drMalSylv7.2, whole genome shotgun sequence genome encodes these proteins:
- the LOC126592809 gene encoding thylakoid lumenal 16.5 kDa protein, chloroplastic-like: protein MATAILSTAKSFLPSSSATPPSSLTTTPKLIHVQKTSTRRGLTFCQALSEEPQSPAPILTKRSLSICFLTSFAFSLVGKDFSSSKAAILEADDDEELLEKVKKDRKKRLERQGVLSSSKKETGYLQELVYRLSKAGQAIDSNDLPAASSVLGGSTDTDWVQKANIALNKLSSSPEEKTEVDTFNSSLASLILSVTRNDVESSKLAFVSSASAIEKWTTLTGLIGQLKGL, encoded by the exons ATGGCCACAGCCATTCTCTCCACTGCAAAATCCTTCCTCCCTTCATCTTCTGCTACTCCTCCTTCTTCACTGACAACAACACCAAAACTAATTCATGTCCAAAAAACAAGTACAAGGAGAGGATTGACTTTTTGTCAGGCACTGAGTGAAGAGCCGCAATCACCTGCTCCAATCCTCACTAAAAGAAGCCTGTCCATCTGCTTTCTCACCAGCTTCGCCTTCTCATTGGTTGGCAAAGATTTCAGCAGTTCTAAAGCAGCAATTCTGGAAGCTGATGATGACGAGGAACTGTTGGAGAAGGTTAAGAAGGACAGGAAGAAGAGGCTTGAAAGGCAAGGAGTTCTCAGCTCATCAAAGAAAGAAACAG GATATCTGCAGGAACTGGTGTACAGGCTGAGCAAAGCAGGCCAAGCCATTGACAGTAACGATTTGCCTGCAGCCAGTTCGGTTCTTGGGGGCAGCACTGACACAGATTGGGTTCAGAAGGCGAATATCGCTTTGAATAAG CTAAGCTCTAGCCCTGAAGAGAAGACTGAGGTGGATACATTCAACTCCTCACTAGCTTCATTGATATTATCAG TAACCCGGAACGATGTGGAGTCCTCCAAGCTTGCTTTTGTGTCTTCTGCAAGTGCAATTGAGAAATGGACGACATTAACAGGGCTCATTGGCCAGCTTAAGGGACTTTAA
- the LOC126592793 gene encoding methyl-CpG-binding domain-containing protein 11-like, giving the protein MASSVEKEGGKEEVVSLELPAPSGWVKKFLPKQSGTPKKNEIVFTAPTGEEITSKRQLEQYLKAHPGGPVASEFDWGTGETPRRSARISEKAKATLPPIESEPPKKRSRKSTSAKKEDKEKEAAPEGAEETKISDVQDAEKAEKDADTEMEKVDVKENQDEEKAPAPPEQAKVQQEVNVPGDAAAPGDSKASVDGKEVEGKKEEMVEQPPVEAGKKEVAGDQGKPGIAIADDDKHEGEGEEKKKHGKETEVENMEKATAKGNGEEHISSGVHEAGRRLKK; this is encoded by the exons ATGGCGAGCTCAGTGGAGAAGGAGGGTGGGAAGGAGGAGGTTGTGTCCTTGGAACTTCCAGCTCCTTCTGGTTGGGTGAAGAAG TTTCTGCCCAAGCAAAGTGGAACTCctaagaaaaatgagattgtgTTTACAGCCCCAACGGGAGAAGAGATCACCAGCAAAAGACAGTTGGAACAGTACCTGAAAGCACACCCCGGTGGTCCTGTGGCATCAGAATTTGATTGGGGCACTGGTGAGACACCAAGGCGGTCAGCAAGGATTAGTGAGAAGGCCAAAGCAACTCTGCCGCCAATAGAAAGTGAGCCCCCAAAGAAGCGAAGCAGAAAATCAACTTCGGCAAAGaaggaggacaaagaaaaggaagctGCTCCTGAAGGAGCTGAGGAGACAAAAATTAGTGATGTGCAAGATGCTGAAAAAGCTGAGAAGGATGCAGATACTGAGATGGAAAAGGTTGACGTGAAGGAAAACCAAGATGAGGAAAAAGCACCAGCTCCTCCTGAACAAGCCAAAGTTCAACAAGAAGTTAATGTACCTGGCGATGCTGCAGCTCCGGGAGATTCAAAAGCATCTGTTGATGGGAAGGAGGTTGaagggaaaaaagaagaaatggtCGAGCAACCACCTGTTGAGGCAGGGAAAAAGGAAGTGGCAGGGGATCAGGGCAAACCCGGCATTGCTATTGCTGATGATGACAAACatgaaggagaaggagaggaaaaaaagaaacatgGCAAAGAGACCGAAGTAGAAAATATGGAGAAAGCAACAGCGAAAGGGAATGGTGAGGAACATATTAGTTCAGGTGTTCATGAAGCGGGAAGAAGGTTGAAGAAGTGA